A region from the Desulfosoma sp. genome encodes:
- a CDS encoding ABC transporter ATP-binding protein — MDLHRDRTYQGKSFAADVPNPSKTKTSMNVSSMIRAENLSRVYRLGPVGVAGLNGVSFEVLSGEFVLLKGDSGSGKSTLLALLGGLDRPTSGRLHVAGYDVAALTERELTRYRRRVVGIVFQNFHLLPTLTVLENVCLPALLAGTSYESARSKALHWLEWLDMLDRLHHVPGELSGGEAQRTAIARALVNDPHLILADEPTGNLDTANGVRVIDILESLHREYGRTIVMATHSSIADEVATRRLCLRDGIIVEDRCLSS, encoded by the coding sequence ATGGATTTACACCGTGACCGAACCTATCAAGGGAAATCTTTCGCGGCCGATGTGCCGAATCCTTCCAAGACCAAAACTTCCATGAATGTTTCCTCCATGATTCGAGCGGAAAACCTGTCCCGTGTTTATCGCCTAGGTCCCGTGGGGGTGGCCGGACTGAACGGTGTGAGCTTTGAAGTGCTTTCCGGGGAATTTGTCCTTCTCAAAGGCGATAGCGGTTCCGGAAAGAGTACCCTTCTGGCGTTGCTCGGCGGTCTGGATCGGCCTACCTCAGGTCGGTTGCACGTGGCAGGGTATGATGTGGCCGCCCTGACCGAGCGTGAACTGACCCGATACCGTCGCCGAGTGGTCGGAATCGTTTTCCAAAACTTTCATCTGTTGCCCACCTTAACGGTTCTAGAAAATGTGTGTCTTCCAGCGCTCTTGGCAGGAACCTCTTACGAATCCGCCAGATCCAAAGCTTTGCATTGGCTTGAATGGCTGGATATGCTGGACCGTCTTCATCATGTGCCGGGAGAACTCTCGGGCGGGGAAGCTCAGCGCACCGCCATCGCTCGAGCCTTGGTCAACGACCCCCACCTCATCCTTGCCGACGAACCGACCGGAAATCTAGACACTGCCAACGGTGTTCGAGTCATCGACATCCTTGAGTCTCTCCATCGAGAATACGGACGCACCATCGTTATGGCCACGCACAGCAGCATCGCCGATGAAGTGGCCACGCGCCGTTTGTGTCTTCGAGACGGCATCATTGTGGAAGATCGATGTCTGTCTTCTTAG
- the rfaE2 gene encoding D-glycero-beta-D-manno-heptose 1-phosphate adenylyltransferase has protein sequence MRAREKVRPLEEAASLSRVLREQGRRLVFTNGCFDLLHVGHLRYLEEARSLGDYLIVGVNTDDSVRRIKGPQRPLVHERARAELVAGLHCVDCVVLFDDPDPLALIQSVEPHVLVKGADWPLNQIVGADWVTRRGGSVVRIPVVEGFSTTSLIEKILRHHGFTP, from the coding sequence ATGAGGGCCAGGGAAAAAGTTCGACCGCTTGAAGAAGCGGCTAGCCTAAGTCGAGTCCTAAGGGAGCAAGGGCGGCGTCTTGTTTTTACCAACGGATGCTTTGATTTGCTGCATGTGGGACACTTGCGTTACCTGGAAGAAGCCCGTTCCCTGGGGGATTATCTCATCGTGGGTGTCAACACCGACGATTCGGTTCGCCGTATCAAGGGCCCGCAAAGGCCTTTGGTGCATGAAAGGGCTCGAGCGGAATTGGTGGCGGGATTGCATTGCGTGGATTGCGTGGTGCTGTTTGATGATCCGGATCCCCTGGCACTGATTCAAAGTGTGGAGCCGCATGTGTTGGTGAAAGGAGCCGACTGGCCTTTGAACCAGATTGTCGGTGCTGACTGGGTGACACGTCGAGGTGGAAGCGTAGTACGCATTCCCGTGGTCGAAGGCTTTTCCACCACTAGTCTTATCGAAAAGATTCTGCGTCACCATGGATTTACACCGTGA
- a CDS encoding tRNA (cytidine(34)-2'-O)-methyltransferase — protein MQRFQETEAPLEVALVEPEIPPNTGNVARTCAAVLTPLHLVEPLGFRLTDRHLKRAGLDYWPYVQVILHRSLQHFLRYMEGRRLLFFSKKGSVDYDRFAYEPGDCLVFGSETRGLPAWLLEAHADRVLKIPMESSYVRSLNLSTAVGIALFEARRQLRRQSAVSRAQAVIPL, from the coding sequence TTGCAAAGGTTTCAGGAGACTGAAGCACCGCTGGAGGTGGCTTTGGTGGAGCCGGAGATTCCTCCAAACACGGGCAATGTGGCTCGTACCTGTGCCGCCGTGCTTACCCCGCTTCACCTGGTCGAACCCCTGGGCTTTCGCCTCACGGACCGGCATTTGAAACGCGCCGGTCTCGATTACTGGCCGTACGTTCAAGTGATCCTTCATCGATCTTTGCAACATTTTCTTCGCTACATGGAAGGTCGAAGGCTTCTTTTTTTCTCTAAAAAAGGGTCTGTGGATTACGACCGATTTGCCTATGAACCTGGCGATTGTCTCGTTTTCGGCTCTGAAACCAGAGGGCTTCCCGCATGGCTTCTGGAAGCCCATGCGGACAGGGTCTTGAAAATTCCCATGGAAAGTTCCTATGTGCGCAGTCTCAACCTTTCGACAGCGGTAGGCATCGCCCTCTTTGAAGCACGCAGGCAATTAAGACGGCAGTCGGCCGTAAGCCGAGCCCAGGCGGTGATTCCCCTGTAA
- a CDS encoding DUF1566 domain-containing protein encodes MNEMLHADRFSHVSRFQTTRSLDFHMEEKPMTARFTLLKDQIVIDRLTGLMWQREGSSDRLMWPEGFAYIEQLNRTGWGGFDDWRYPTQEELATLLTTEENPSTGLYIDPIFGEQRCVWSSTEVGHHKSVYADFYYGEMYVVEQKYANHFVRAVRGSRA; translated from the coding sequence ATGAACGAAATGCTGCATGCCGACCGGTTTTCTCATGTTTCTCGTTTTCAGACAACCCGTTCATTGGACTTTCATATGGAGGAGAAGCCTATGACGGCGCGGTTCACCCTGCTCAAGGATCAGATCGTTATCGATCGGCTCACAGGTCTCATGTGGCAGCGGGAGGGTTCCTCGGACAGACTCATGTGGCCTGAGGGCTTCGCCTATATTGAGCAGCTCAATCGAACCGGCTGGGGAGGCTTCGACGACTGGCGTTATCCCACTCAAGAAGAACTGGCCACCCTACTGACGACCGAAGAAAATCCTTCCACCGGGCTCTACATAGATCCCATCTTTGGAGAACAACGCTGCGTATGGAGTAGCACAGAAGTGGGCCACCACAAGTCCGTGTATGCCGATTTCTACTACGGCGAGATGTATGTGGTGGAACAAAAGTACGCCAACCATTTCGTGCGGGCTGTGCGAGGAAGTCGGGCTTAG
- a CDS encoding alpha/beta fold hydrolase encodes MPMFVTSSLELYYEIHGNGPNLVLVSGLGGGTWSWYGQIPFFSRHYRTIVFDNRGAGRSFIPPGPYTMLDFAQDTLALLDHLKVHRCFMVGLSMGGMIAQETALLDPDRFEALVLGCTHAGGPRRVSPSSEVLARFMDNKGLTQEEVVTKNLPFFFSADAFAHHREVIEEYRRVQINAPFQSEEAFFGQLTAIQNFDASGRLTQLRIPTLVVTGTEDLLVPAANAHVLFELLPNALLVELEAAGHAIHFECREALNALIHAFFADPVTESRKFPKKRRISCSRPQ; translated from the coding sequence ATGCCCATGTTCGTGACATCTTCGCTGGAGCTTTACTACGAAATCCACGGAAACGGTCCGAACCTCGTTTTGGTCAGTGGTCTTGGCGGTGGAACCTGGTCCTGGTACGGACAAATTCCCTTTTTCAGCCGACATTACCGCACCATCGTCTTTGACAATCGAGGTGCCGGCCGATCCTTTATCCCCCCAGGGCCATACACCATGCTGGACTTTGCTCAGGATACCCTGGCCTTGTTGGATCATCTCAAGGTTCACCGATGTTTCATGGTCGGGTTGTCCATGGGAGGTATGATCGCTCAGGAAACAGCCCTCTTGGACCCGGACCGGTTTGAAGCGCTCGTGCTTGGATGCACCCATGCCGGAGGGCCCCGGAGAGTGTCTCCGTCTTCCGAAGTTCTTGCGCGCTTCATGGATAATAAAGGGCTAACTCAGGAAGAGGTCGTAACCAAAAATCTTCCTTTTTTTTTCAGCGCCGACGCCTTTGCGCATCACCGAGAAGTGATCGAAGAATACAGGCGCGTGCAAATCAACGCGCCCTTTCAGAGCGAAGAAGCTTTTTTCGGTCAACTGACCGCCATTCAAAACTTCGACGCCTCCGGTCGTCTGACCCAACTGAGGATCCCTACCCTTGTGGTGACCGGCACAGAAGATCTTCTTGTTCCGGCCGCCAATGCCCATGTCCTTTTTGAACTTCTCCCTAACGCTCTGCTTGTGGAACTGGAAGCTGCCGGGCATGCCATTCACTTTGAATGCCGTGAGGCGCTGAACGCCCTGATTCATGCGTTCTTTGCCGATCCCGTCACAGAATCCAGAAAGTTTCCCAAGAAACGCCGAATTTCCTGTTCTCGGCCCCAGTAG
- a CDS encoding patatin-like phospholipase family protein, which produces MLKTALVLSGGAARGIAHLGVLRNLNNDIFPVHMILGTSMGAVIGALYAHHGSAEIVEEKIRSFVSSPVFRETLSLAVDENSGSSSASSLFDRFGQQIRKGYLYTRLVTRTSLVPEDDYWKLLGEIVPDIRIEDLPVPFGAVALDILTGEEVVLTTGSLLKALGASASIPGMGPPVRYQGRLLVDGGWIDNVPCVPARCLGARFVVAVDTSSEVADIQPLPSCALEYALRSSEASRIALNKLRLQNADIVVRPRVSYIRWSDFHLFEQSLQAGEEAWRAAALALRKAYRRYRVNPWLRVRARWRSGSSPSGSPLVFL; this is translated from the coding sequence ATGCTGAAAACCGCTTTGGTCCTTAGCGGAGGCGCTGCCAGGGGTATCGCTCATTTAGGTGTGCTTCGCAATCTCAATAACGACATTTTTCCCGTGCACATGATTCTGGGAACCAGCATGGGAGCCGTCATCGGTGCCTTGTATGCCCATCATGGATCGGCGGAAATTGTCGAAGAAAAGATTCGCTCCTTCGTCAGCAGCCCTGTTTTTCGAGAAACCCTCTCTTTGGCCGTAGATGAAAACAGCGGCTCGTCTTCCGCATCGTCACTCTTTGACCGTTTCGGGCAACAAATTCGAAAAGGTTATCTTTACACACGTCTCGTCACTCGAACCAGCCTGGTCCCTGAAGATGATTACTGGAAGCTTCTTGGGGAAATTGTTCCCGACATACGCATCGAGGATCTGCCTGTTCCATTCGGTGCCGTCGCTCTGGATATTCTTACGGGAGAAGAAGTGGTCTTGACCACCGGGTCTTTGCTCAAAGCATTAGGGGCCAGTGCTTCCATTCCGGGCATGGGTCCTCCCGTGCGCTATCAGGGCAGGTTATTGGTGGATGGCGGATGGATCGATAATGTGCCGTGCGTTCCTGCGCGATGCCTCGGCGCTCGTTTCGTGGTCGCTGTGGACACCTCTTCGGAAGTGGCCGACATTCAGCCCCTTCCCAGCTGCGCTCTGGAATATGCCCTCAGAAGCAGCGAGGCTTCCCGGATCGCTTTGAACAAGCTGAGGCTGCAAAACGCGGATATCGTCGTTCGGCCGAGGGTATCTTACATTCGCTGGTCGGATTTTCACCTTTTTGAACAGAGCCTTCAAGCCGGTGAAGAAGCTTGGCGTGCGGCGGCTTTGGCCCTTAGGAAAGCCTATCGGCGTTACCGCGTCAACCCTTGGCTGCGAGTGCGGGCTAGATGGCGATCGGGTTCCTCACCTTCTGGATCCCCCCTGGTTTTTCTTTAG